One part of the Anaeromyxobacter sp. Fw109-5 genome encodes these proteins:
- a CDS encoding AMIN domain-containing protein yields the protein MRPRHLLALVLAFAGSARAAGGLNVVSAVEVRDEGAAVVLQVKGSKAPNFTTFSMADPPRFVIDLSEAKFQGVPEDILVRNGVVNLVKNLSYGSDATSIARIMVAFQLEVDPPEVLAEGTTLVVRVAKPAGTAPAVAAADDADAREAAEARARAEAQAEAERKAQEEATARAAAEAQARAEAEQAKAAEEAEKAARAEKAAEAEKVAQAEKVAQAEKVAQAEKAAEAEKAAGAEKVAATERARAEEEARSAAEARAAYEEERQEAVASERAAAEERARAEAEAGEAAAQARAEADRKAREEADARAAAEARAAAEHELAAANGRSEAVASDDAAAFERAAASAEAAPEASPALAERAAAEDGSADRLDVGAPSARLREVGFRQLPGASRVYIRTTVTPRFTIQDVGENVIRVELENTRATRGNDLRHLDTSFFPSAVAVVTPARRGSSYVLDIKLRERVPFQQRIEGDMLAIDFERPAAAGDLPVAGSAPADGADAAEPVPAALEGGAPEAAPAAN from the coding sequence ATGCGTCCTCGTCATCTCCTCGCGCTCGTCCTCGCCTTCGCGGGCAGCGCCCGCGCCGCGGGCGGCCTGAACGTCGTCTCAGCGGTGGAGGTGAGGGACGAGGGTGCCGCGGTCGTCTTGCAGGTGAAGGGTTCCAAGGCGCCGAACTTCACGACCTTCTCGATGGCCGATCCCCCGCGGTTCGTGATCGACCTGTCGGAGGCGAAGTTCCAGGGCGTGCCCGAGGACATCCTGGTCCGGAACGGGGTCGTGAACCTCGTGAAGAACCTGTCCTACGGATCCGACGCGACGTCCATCGCGCGCATCATGGTGGCCTTCCAGCTCGAGGTGGATCCCCCCGAGGTCCTGGCGGAGGGGACCACGCTCGTCGTCCGCGTGGCGAAGCCCGCCGGTACGGCGCCGGCGGTGGCGGCCGCCGACGACGCGGACGCGCGCGAGGCAGCGGAGGCGAGGGCGCGCGCCGAGGCGCAGGCCGAGGCGGAGCGAAAGGCACAGGAGGAGGCCACCGCCCGCGCCGCCGCGGAGGCGCAGGCGCGGGCCGAAGCCGAGCAGGCGAAGGCCGCCGAGGAGGCCGAGAAGGCTGCGCGGGCGGAGAAGGCTGCGGAGGCCGAGAAGGTTGCGCAGGCCGAGAAGGTTGCGCAGGCCGAGAAGGTTGCGCAGGCCGAGAAAGCTGCGGAGGCCGAGAAGGCTGCGGGAGCCGAGAAGGTCGCGGCGACGGAGCGGGCGCGCGCGGAGGAGGAGGCGAGGAGCGCGGCCGAAGCGCGCGCGGCCTACGAGGAGGAGCGGCAGGAGGCGGTCGCGAGCGAGCGGGCCGCCGCCGAGGAGCGCGCGCGGGCGGAGGCCGAGGCGGGCGAGGCGGCGGCGCAGGCACGCGCCGAGGCGGACCGGAAGGCGCGGGAGGAGGCCGACGCCCGGGCGGCCGCGGAGGCGCGGGCCGCCGCCGAGCACGAGCTCGCCGCCGCGAACGGGCGCAGCGAGGCGGTCGCATCCGACGACGCGGCCGCGTTCGAGCGGGCAGCGGCGAGCGCCGAGGCGGCGCCCGAGGCGTCTCCCGCGCTCGCTGAGAGGGCTGCCGCCGAGGACGGGTCCGCCGACCGGCTCGACGTGGGCGCGCCGAGCGCGCGGCTGCGCGAGGTCGGCTTCCGCCAGCTCCCCGGCGCCTCGCGCGTCTACATCCGCACGACCGTGACGCCCCGCTTCACCATCCAGGACGTCGGCGAGAACGTCATCCGGGTGGAGCTCGAGAACACCCGCGCCACGCGCGGCAACGACCTGCGCCACCTCGACACCTCGTTCTTCCCGTCGGCCGTCGCCGTGGTCACCCCCGCGCGGCGCGGGTCCAGCTACGTCCTGGACATCAAGCTGCGCGAGCGCGTCCCGTTCCAGCAGCGGATCGAGGGCGACATGCTCGCCATCGACTTCGAGCGTCCCGCCGCCGCGGGCGATCTGCCCGTCGCGGGGAGCGCCCCGGCCGACGGCGCGGACGCCGCCGAGCCGGTTCCCGCCGCGCTCGAGGGGGGCGCGCCCGAGGCGGCACCGGCCGCGAATTGA
- a CDS encoding LPS-assembly protein LptD has protein sequence MRRAVLLATIALAARLAAAQAPETRARPDAGFAGDVRVEAGTVTYDAVTGGYLVEDGAVLRRGSVVLRARTARYDPATGEVVATGGVLLTDSTRAVAADGVTAVLGGPFEAEDVVAFLKDGPVALGEAESIEAARDIGRNRLSFSGTKLHGDPAGRLRLSGARLTLCDCGAGRAPSWELRARGADVIPGRRATLSWPILYVTPRFLFVDRPVPVLPLPWLYLPLGDRQTGLLLPQIASSSATGFAVELPVFVTLGRSADLTLRPAYALGRGREDVAKGNPAVRGPILRLEGRWTPAAGSRGQAELTWLDDLDAEPGGESGNRYALSLSHAERFSERTSIRADVALYGDPFLPRDFSTDVLARGTSYRRSDLIATHAREALVLEGGASYLQPLLVSSDDYGLFGSDFGSLHRLPWASATLLPAMFGPLRVDGRAGLTRFGWAGDAPGVAAYWRSAASRADARLELALPLMLGSAATLEPFARGAAVGYGFEGPDADDPAANVWGIAGARLETAVGRRYGEVHHRVSPRIEWRVGTDRFGEAGLATAYDAYDRTAPSPVYTWPVPGGPPLQLAWPVLSAAPPGRFHQLRAAVDTRLSVRGADALRLELGQDFDLEAGRFGETFANGTVRAGPFSLDATARFLAIDGRTEPVPFTGRPARTSSPLDRLTELRATASVADRRGDVLRLGLLSIGRGSSGALVAGLDPLFDLRPAPIEAVAQGNAGITGRMGGATATYDVLFPGRPEVRQCPGEAPREVGALHVQQHVASVAWESLCRCFSAAAFVSVNDCGDVSYRASLDLSRLGSTLTRATR, from the coding sequence GTGCGCCGCGCCGTCCTGCTCGCCACCATCGCGCTCGCCGCGCGTCTCGCCGCCGCCCAGGCGCCGGAGACCCGGGCTCGCCCGGATGCCGGCTTCGCCGGCGACGTCCGCGTCGAGGCCGGGACGGTGACCTACGACGCGGTCACCGGGGGCTACCTCGTCGAGGATGGCGCGGTGCTCCGCCGGGGCTCGGTCGTCCTGCGCGCGAGGACCGCACGCTACGACCCGGCCACCGGCGAGGTCGTCGCCACGGGTGGCGTGCTCCTCACGGATTCCACCCGAGCCGTCGCCGCGGACGGCGTCACCGCGGTGCTCGGCGGCCCCTTCGAGGCCGAGGACGTCGTCGCGTTCCTGAAGGACGGGCCGGTGGCGCTCGGAGAGGCCGAGTCGATCGAGGCGGCCCGCGACATCGGACGCAACCGGCTGTCCTTCTCCGGCACGAAGCTCCACGGGGATCCCGCGGGCCGGCTGAGGCTCTCCGGTGCCCGCCTCACGCTCTGTGATTGCGGGGCGGGCCGGGCGCCCTCCTGGGAGCTCCGCGCGCGGGGCGCCGACGTCATCCCGGGCAGGCGTGCCACGCTCTCCTGGCCCATCCTGTACGTCACGCCGCGCTTCCTCTTCGTCGATCGCCCGGTGCCGGTGCTCCCGCTCCCCTGGCTGTACCTCCCGCTCGGAGATCGGCAGACGGGGCTGCTGCTCCCGCAGATCGCGTCGAGCAGCGCGACCGGGTTCGCCGTCGAGCTGCCCGTCTTCGTCACCCTCGGGCGGAGCGCCGACCTCACGCTCCGGCCCGCGTACGCCCTCGGGCGTGGCCGGGAGGACGTCGCGAAGGGGAACCCCGCCGTGCGCGGCCCGATCCTCCGGCTCGAGGGCCGGTGGACGCCCGCGGCCGGTTCGCGCGGGCAAGCGGAGCTGACCTGGCTCGACGACCTCGACGCCGAGCCGGGGGGCGAGTCCGGCAACCGCTACGCGCTGTCGCTCTCGCACGCGGAGCGCTTCTCGGAGCGCACCTCGATCCGCGCCGACGTGGCGCTGTACGGCGACCCGTTCCTGCCGCGCGACTTCTCCACCGACGTCCTCGCGCGTGGCACCAGTTACCGGCGCTCGGATCTGATCGCTACCCACGCGCGAGAGGCGCTCGTGCTCGAGGGCGGCGCCTCCTATCTCCAGCCGCTCCTCGTCTCCTCGGACGACTACGGCCTCTTCGGCAGCGACTTCGGCTCGCTCCACCGGCTGCCGTGGGCGTCCGCCACGCTCCTCCCGGCGATGTTCGGTCCGCTCCGCGTCGACGGACGCGCAGGGCTCACGCGCTTCGGCTGGGCCGGCGATGCCCCCGGCGTCGCGGCCTACTGGCGTTCCGCCGCGTCTCGGGCGGACGCGCGGCTCGAGCTCGCCCTGCCGTTGATGCTGGGCTCCGCCGCCACGCTCGAGCCCTTCGCGCGCGGCGCCGCGGTGGGCTACGGGTTCGAGGGACCCGACGCGGATGACCCCGCCGCGAACGTGTGGGGGATCGCAGGCGCGCGGCTGGAGACCGCGGTGGGCCGGCGCTACGGTGAGGTCCACCACCGGGTGTCGCCGCGCATCGAGTGGCGGGTCGGGACCGACCGGTTCGGCGAGGCGGGGCTCGCGACGGCGTACGATGCGTACGATCGGACCGCCCCGAGCCCGGTCTACACGTGGCCGGTCCCCGGCGGCCCCCCCCTCCAGCTCGCCTGGCCGGTGCTCTCCGCCGCCCCGCCCGGCCGCTTCCACCAGCTCCGGGCCGCGGTGGACACCCGCCTTTCCGTACGCGGCGCGGACGCCCTCCGGCTGGAGCTCGGCCAGGATTTCGACCTGGAGGCCGGGCGCTTCGGCGAGACCTTCGCGAACGGGACCGTCCGGGCCGGGCCGTTCTCCCTCGACGCGACCGCGCGCTTCCTGGCCATCGACGGCCGGACCGAGCCCGTCCCGTTCACTGGAAGGCCGGCCCGAACGTCCTCCCCGCTCGACCGCCTCACCGAGCTCCGCGCCACGGCCTCGGTCGCGGACCGCCGCGGAGACGTTCTGCGGCTCGGGCTGCTGTCCATCGGTCGGGGCTCCTCCGGCGCGCTCGTCGCCGGGCTGGACCCGCTGTTCGATCTGCGCCCGGCCCCGATCGAGGCGGTGGCGCAGGGGAACGCGGGCATCACGGGGCGGATGGGAGGCGCGACGGCGACCTACGACGTGCTCTTCCCCGGCCGCCCGGAGGTCCGCCAGTGCCCGGGGGAGGCGCCCCGCGAGGTCGGTGCGCTGCACGTCCAGCAGCACGTCGCGTCGGTCGCCTGGGAGTCGCTCTGCCGCTGCTTCAGCGCCGCGGCGTTCGTGAGCGTGAACGACTGCGGGGACGTTTCGTACCGCGCGTCGCTCGATCTCTCCCGGTTGGGCTCGACGTTGACACGTGCGACCCGGTAG